One Apostichopus japonicus isolate 1M-3 chromosome 7, ASM3797524v1, whole genome shotgun sequence genomic region harbors:
- the LOC139969611 gene encoding very long chain fatty acid elongase 4-like: MDLIQDKLNETYNYYLYTLTFSDPRVADWFLMQSPLPTIAIAIIYLLTVWLGPKIMAKREAFDLHYFMVFYNFSCVLLGAHIVKELFYCAFIQRKYNIFCQEMVYSEDEYEYRIAKALWWYYFSKGYELLDTIIFILRKKNNQVTFLHVYHHTSMFVLWWIGMKWVAGGMSVFGSMLNSSIHVIMYSYYGLSALGPQFYKYLWWKKYLTVIQLAQFFVCLVLAVQSIYFQCQFYLWMQYAFLAYGTSLVLLFANFYVHAYIKKERLPKMDAAKNVGKQQNGVSARKSKNRAVGNGHQAKRARNGQTVTNGKLNGKKHK, encoded by the exons ATGGATCTGATACAGGATAAACTCAACGAAACCTATAACTACTATCTATATACCTTAACATTCAGTG aCCCCAGGGTTGCAGATTGGTTTCTCATGCAATCTCCCTTGCCGACCATCGCCATAGCGATAATCTATCTACTAACAGTATGGCTAGGACCAAAGATAATGGCCAAACGAGAAGCCTTTGATCTCCATTACTTCATGGTATTCTACAACTTCAGCTGTGTGTTGCTTGGTGCTCATATAGTGAAAGAG TTATTTTATTGTGCTTTCATCCAAAGGAAGtataatatattttgtcaaGAAATGGTCTATTCCGAAGATGAATATGAATACAGG ATTGCTAAGGCCCTATGGTGGTATTACTTCTCGAAGGGATACGAGCTGCTAGATACCATCATTTTCATCCTGAGGAAGAAAAACAATCAAGTCACTTTCCTTCATGTGTACCACCATACATCCATGTTCGTTCTATGGTGGATAGGCATGAAGTGGGTTGCCGGTGGGATGT CTGTGTTTGGTTCTATGTTGAATTCCTCCATACATGTCATCATGTACAGTTACTATGGACTTTCAGCCCTAGGACCGCAATTTTACAAGTATCTGTGGTGGAAGAAATATCTCACCGTGATTCAACTG GCGCAGTTCTTTGTGTGTCTGGTGTTGGCCGTACAGTCCATTTACTTCCAGTGTCAGTTCTATCTCTGGATGCAGTACGCATTCCTCGCCTACGGAACCTCGCTGGTGTTGCTCTTCGCCAACTTCTACGTTCACGCGTACATCAAGAAGGAACGGCTACCCAAGATGGACGCCGCAAAGAATGTTGGCAAACAGCAGAACGGTGTATCGGCTAGGAAGTCGAAGAACAGGGCGGTCGGCAACGGCCATCAGGCAAAGAGAGCGAGAAACGGTCAAACGGTTACCAACGGGAAACTTAACGGTAAAAAGCATAAGTGA
- the LOC139969612 gene encoding very long chain fatty acid elongase 4-like has translation MDKSGWDKSDSVVDRFNAFVTWADEMSDARTKDWFLISSPYLNYSLVVLYLIIVWKGQQLMESRRPLQLKNLMMFYNFAMVLLNGYMFIEFVAVTAFNPKFSLGCQAVDYSNDDKAVRLAAVCWWFYFSKLVEFADTFIFMLRKKNNQISFLHVYHHATMPMLWWVGVRWVAGGASYFSATVNCFIHILMYSYYFLSALGPWIQPFLWWKRYLTSLQLLQFILVMIHAVAGLFQDCKFPRPFVFALVSYLISHIILFSNFYFHTYTKPKKVKGQVKEEGEESNGVNGDRRNSGRYNLRERPLTSPKRD, from the exons ATGGATAAGTCAGGCTGGGATAAGTCTGATTCTGTGGTAGACAGGTTCAATGCCTTTGTAACATGGGCTGACGAGATGTCTG ATGCAAGGACCAAGGACTGGTTCTTGATATCATCACCGTACTTGAACTACTCTCTGGTAGTCCTATACCTCATCATAGTATGGAAAGGACAACAACTCATGGAGAGTAGACGACCGCTTCAACTGAAAAATTTAATGATGTTTTACAATTTTGCGATGGTCTTGTTAAACGGCTACATGTTTATAGAG TTCGTGGCTGTCACTGCCTTCAATCCCAAATTTTCACTGGGATGTCAGGCTGTTGACTACTCGAATGATGATAAAGCTGTCAGG TTGGCAGCAGTATGCTGGTGGTTCTATTTCTCTAAATTGGTAGAGTTTGCCGACACTTTCATCTTCATGCtgaggaaaaaaaacaatcagaTCTCTTTCCTCCACGTATACCATCATGCCACCATGCCGATGCTGTGGTGGGTCGGGGTCAGATGGGTGGCTGGAGGAGCCT CGTACTTCTCTGCAACAGTGAACTGTTTCATCCACATCTTAATGTATTCCTACTACTTCCTCTCTGCTTTGGGACCCTGGATCCAGCCATTCCTCTGGTGGAAACGTTACCTGACCTCTCTCCAATTG CTACAGTTCATCCTGGTCATGATCCACGCCGTCGCCGGTCTCTTCCAAGACTGCAAATTCCCGAGGCCTTTCGTCTTCGCTCTGGTGAGCTACCTGATCTCTCACATCATCCTCTTCTCCAACTTTTACTTTCACACCTATACCAAACCCaagaaggtcaaaggtcaggtcaaagaggaaggagaagaatCCAACGGAGTGAATGGAGACAGACGAAACAGCGGCCGTTACAATCTTCGGGAGAGACCGCTGACCTCTCCGAAACGAGATTGA